From the genome of Fusobacterium perfoetens:
AGTCAAAATTTTAATAGAATATCCATTTCTTATAACTTCTTGCCTTTCAACTTTATATGTTGAGAACAAGTCATCTTTTGATTTATCATCAAGTGCTTTATTTAAGTCTATGATATAAAAACCTTTTATTGCCATTTTATCTTCATTAAGCATTTTCACAAAAACTCTCTGTATTCTGGAAGAATAATCATTGGAATAACTTCCACCTTTGCTTGTCTGTAAATATGGTGCATTTAATGTCAGTAAGCATTCTCTATAGTTATTATTTGTTTTTTCAAGTAAAGTTCCATCAGCTATAAAATTATCCCTATATCCAAATAATTCATTAGTAGCATCTAAATCAAGAGATGTTCTTCTAAAAGAGTTATAATCAATAGCATCATACAGATAAACTACTTTTTTTAATGAATTAGTAGCAACTAAAACAGTTCTTCCATCTATTATTACTTTTGTAAGTAAAATTATATTTGGTCTTATATCATATTTTTCTGCATCATAAGTTCCATAGCTTTCATATCCGTAAGCATTTGGAATTGGCTGAACACATTTAAGTTCATTGGTTGGTGTAATGTAATAAAAGTTATCTCCTACTAATTCACATTCAGTTGTTGCTGGAACTTCTCCTGCTATAAATACTGAATAACTTGTAGAAGTTAAAACTTTACTGTAACTTACAACATATACACCTTTATCTGTTGCTACATACATAGCATTACCAACTTTTAATTTTAAGATAGTTGGTTTTTGATTTGAAATTGGTGTAGGTGTAAAATAGAACGGGTCATCTTGCTGAGTCCCATTCCTAAAATCAAAAAAGTTATCTTTCTTAGAAAAATAGAAAGCATTGTCAGAAATTATGCATAATCTATCTGACATCACTCCAATGTCAGTAAAATTATTTTTTAAAGTTTTTAATTCTCCATATACAAGGTCTCCACTTATATCTTTAATATTAATACTTGTAAAAAATGGACTTCCGTATACGGAATCAGATGTTTCTCCCTCAAATTTAATAACATTATTCCCTAAAATATAACTTTTTTTATTATCATCCTTACTAAATCTATAAAAAACTCCAAACATTAAATTTTCTGCCGGAGAAGAAATATTATCTTTATCTATAGAGCCTTTATACTGCTTATATACTCTTTCTAGTTTTAAACCTGTTTCATAAAGATATATTCCATCAGATTTACTTTCTAATTTTGGATTTGTATAAGTTGATAATAAAGATACTCTTAATTCACTTCCAACTTTATAAACTTTATAGACATCCATTTTGACATCTTCTTTATCTATAATGGGATACTTCATAAGAGATAAAAAATTACTTGTTCCTATCTGCCCGTTTTCTTTATTAAATTCATAAACTTGTGGTGTAGCTGTGCATATCATTAAGCTGTCTTCAAACATTTTTACATTTATATCTCTGGTTAATTCTTTGCTCAAATTATGCTGCAAACTATATAAGATGTTATAATCTGATTTCCTTACTGTATAAATATGAGTTTTAGTTACTATTATAAAAAAGAAATATCTTGTATCCAGAACTTCTATTATTCCTGTTATATTTAAAGATTTCTCTGCATACTGCTTAGCAATCTTAAGGTTTCCTAGTTCTGTAAGAACAAGATTTCTTATTACCCTTGCAGAGTTCTTATAAATTTCACTTTCTCTAATTCCGGAAAGTCTTTCTCCTGTTTCGCCATATAGAAAAAAGTTATTTCTTACTATTGTATCTGCCATACATCTCTACCCCCACGGATCTTTATCATAACCTTGCTGAACTATAATTTTAAATTTTTCCTTATTTTTCATATTCTCAAAATAACCAAGTTTTTCTTGATAGCCATTAAAAGCTAAGCACATTTCAACACATAAACAAGCTACTAAATAATCGTAAAGATTATCTGGAATTTCTACCGGTTCTATTTCTCTGCAATACTGTATAAATATTTTGTCAGAAGGAGAGTATAAGAACTCTCCCTCTAATCTATATTTTTCATTGGCTCTTATTATATTTAAACAATCTATTGGAAGATTAAATTTATTTTCTCCTAAATCATTTTTTCCAACAGTAGTTAATTTTACAGTAGTAGAGTTAAATAGAAAGGCAGTTTCTTTGGCTATATTTTCTACAATATCATTGAAAGAAGATGAGGCTACTAAGTATTCATCGCTTTTATTATCGTTATATAAATCTATTTTCCCTAATTTTCTGAAAGTAGATTTTATGATTTTGCCTTTATCTATCATAATTACCTCCCGTTTTTAGTAATATGTTCTTTAATAATCTTTAAATCTTCCTGAATTTCTTCTTGTTTTTTAAATATAGTTTTAGTTCTTTCTTCAAGAATAATTTCTATATTTAATCTTTTCTCTGCGAGTATTTCCTGTTGCCTTCCACAATCGTCTTTATCAACTTTTTTATTTAATAGAGAAATCATATATCTATGATAACCAAGGAAAGCACTAACAACAGCCGTTGCTATTTTTATATAAATTTCTGTATTATCTGGCATAACTCCTCCTACTTATCTATCTTTTTATCCATATATTTTTTACCTAAAATAGTTGCTCCAAGAGCCATTACTAAATATGTTAACTCCTCAGGAATAGGTTGTACATAGATAGCTTTACCTGTAAATGCTGAAAAGTAAGGAACAATTATATGCTGATTAATTATAAGGATTGAATAAACATAAAATAAATGTAATATTCCACCTCTTTCAATAAGTCCTGAAAAAGCATTTAATCTTTGTTTTTCAAGGTCAGCCATAATTTCATTTACTTTCCCATCATCAGATAAATGCTTTTTTAATAGTTCAGGTAAAAAATTTTTAATAATATTTAAAATATATTTACTCCCCATGTTATTCCCTCCTAAAGTTCATATTCTGTTTTAATTTCAATGTGAGGTCTATCTATAAATGTTTTCCAATTTTTCCCAAACTCTATTTGACGAGGATACAATTTATTTGCCACTTCTTCAAAAATGGGAATAAGTTTATCAAGATATTTATTTGCCCATGTATAGTCCCCATTTACATAAGGAACAATATCTACAGCCCTTACAATTCCATTTTTATCTGGTATGTGCTTTGAGTTCATCGTTTTAGATACTCCTCTTTGTACATATTCTTTTTGTTTTTCAATAGTTCTTTTACTTTCAAATACTCCGAAGTCGCAAGGCAAATCTAATCTTGCGACCTCACAAACTATGTGGACCAATCTATAATCAACATTATTACAAAGATTTAATTTGCTTGTTCTTCCTAATATAGCTTTCATATTTTATAACTCCTTTATATATTAATATCTTCTTTTTCTTAATGATTGAATTTTATCAAGTATAGCAGAAGCATTTTTCTTTGTAAGTTTTTCTATACCGTCAATTCCAAAGTCAGCTAAAGCTTTCTTCACTATATTTTCTACATCTCTGCTTTTCATTTGGTCGTTAAGATACTCTAATTGTTTTCTAGTTATTTTCTCTTCTGCGCTTACTGAATATTTATATGTATCCAACTCTAAAGAATTTACTAAATATATTTCTATGACCTTCCTGTAATTCTTAAGAAGTTCATTATTAAATTCATTGTTTGAAATTATAAGAAATATATTTTCAATTTTACTTTCTGTGCCATAGGTTACATTTATTTTAAACATAACCTTAGAAAAATTTTCTTTGAAGTCAGATATTTCATAACCTGCATTAGTTATAACCACTCCTGTGTCTTTTAATTTATCTATAATTTTGCTTATAATTAATTCAAAAGTATTATCAGGATTTGTTATATATTTTAAGTTGCTTTTTATATTTTTGAAAATCTCTTCTATGCTATTCAAGGATATACTCCTCTTCTGAAAATTCCATTAACCAGCTAGGTTCATTTTCCCTTACAGCAAATGCTTTAGTTATTTTCTCTCCTGTAGGTTCGTGTGTATTCTCATCAATTACATCTACTTCCATTAATTTAAGAAAACATCTGTATTTATCTACTGTTCCTTCAAGGAAGATTCTTTTTAGTTCTTCGTTTTCTTTAATCTCTATAATATTTCTTGTTCTCTCATTGGTTATTATTATTTTTCTTTCTTTTTCGTCTATTACATACATCTATGTTCACTCTCCTTTTGTTCCCTTCTAAATCAATGTAGTATTTATCTTTAAGGGGCGCTAAATATTTTTGCCTTAATCTGTAACTATCACAGTATTTAAGCCAACCTTTGTATGAATTAATACTTCCGTTCTCTGAATATGTAAGAACATCTTTCTTTTGCAAAGGAATAAGTTTTCTTTTCATTTCTTTCAAAATTCTTTTTCTTAGTAAAGTAAATTCTCCAAAGAATCTATATCCTAAAAAATCTACTCCTCTTACTCTTGCGGGAAAGATTTGATAATTTTCCTTTAATGTTAGATTGAGTTCTTTAGAAATAAACTTCTCAATAGAATCTCTTGCTTTAGATAGATATTCTTTTGAGCCATGAAGTATAACAACATCATCACAAAATCTGTAATAATATCTTATTTTTAATTCTTCTTTGACATAATGGTCTAAAACAGAAAGGTATAAATTTCCTGCCCACTGCGACCATAAGCTCCCTATTGGTTGCCCTTTTGTTCCTAGGCTAAAGATTATTATATTAAGAAGTCTTAATAACTTCTTGTCTTTTATTTTGGTTTTCACAATTTTAAAAAGAATTTCATTGTCTATACTTGGATAGTATTTTTTCATATCCATTTTTAAACAATATTCAGTTCCTGCTTTATCTTTCCATAAAGCTTTTTTGATTCTTTTTACCCCAAAATGAAGTCCTCTTTTTTCTATACTTGCATAGGTATCATATATAAATGATTTTAAAAATCTGTCTTGTATCTGAAGCATTATAGCCCACTGCACAATTCTGTGTGGATAGTACGGAAGAATAAATATCTCTCTTAGTTTTCCTTTATCTTCTTTTAACTTTACTTTGTAATCACTTGAATTTACATAATAAAATTCATTAGCTAGTATGAAGCGCAGATTTTTAAGATAATATTCAGGATTTTCATTAATCATTTTAACTTCTGTATAACTTGCTTTTTCTCTTTTCGCCTTTCTGTGCGCTTCTAATAGATTTTCATAAGATATAATTCTATCATACACATTTCCTAATCTTTTCATTTTTTCCTTTCTTAAATGTCTTATGCTTTATGAATTTTCATTTCTAATTACTAATACATTTTTATTTCGTTATGTTTTGCCAAGAGGCAAGGTCAGTGTCAATTATTTTATTTTTATTTTTTATTTATAAGACTTTAAAGTGAGTGCCAATATTCGCATTCGCATTGGACGCAACATGACTCCAAGCCAAGCACAGCACACCGCAGCGAGAGCCATTGTCCCAATTCCCACTGGAAAGTGTGTGTATTTGTATGTTGCTCAACCACATGACCTATATTTTTTTATGCTCGCTCGCCTGAGCTTTCGCTATTTGCGAGCATAAGACAAGCGAGCGCCAAAATGCGCATTCGCATAGGACGCAACAAGATGCCAACCCAAGCACAGCACACCGCAGCGAGAGCCATCGTCCCAACTCCCACCGGAAAGCGATATATTTTCTTGCCCTGGATTATGACTCCACAACTGGTCGCAATAATATGTTGTTGCACTTCCTTTAAGAGTTTTTGGAAGTACAAGATATTCTGCTCCTTCAATTCTTTCTATTTCACTTATAAAGTTATCTCCTTTATCTACTGTTAAATTTACATTATAGTGTGTCATATTTGCTTTATTAAGATAGTATGCTGGATTGTTAGTTATATAATATCCATCATTTGTTGCAAAGAATCCTGCATCAAATTCCCATATAT
Proteins encoded in this window:
- a CDS encoding M15 family metallopeptidase; the protein is MKAILGRTSKLNLCNNVDYRLVHIVCEVARLDLPCDFGVFESKRTIEKQKEYVQRGVSKTMNSKHIPDKNGIVRAVDIVPYVNGDYTWANKYLDKLIPIFEEVANKLYPRQIEFGKNWKTFIDRPHIEIKTEYEL
- a CDS encoding RNA-directed DNA polymerase; the protein is MKRLGNVYDRIISYENLLEAHRKAKREKASYTEVKMINENPEYYLKNLRFILANEFYYVNSSDYKVKLKEDKGKLREIFILPYYPHRIVQWAIMLQIQDRFLKSFIYDTYASIEKRGLHFGVKRIKKALWKDKAGTEYCLKMDMKKYYPSIDNEILFKIVKTKIKDKKLLRLLNIIIFSLGTKGQPIGSLWSQWAGNLYLSVLDHYVKEELKIRYYYRFCDDVVILHGSKEYLSKARDSIEKFISKELNLTLKENYQIFPARVRGVDFLGYRFFGEFTLLRKRILKEMKRKLIPLQKKDVLTYSENGSINSYKGWLKYCDSYRLRQKYLAPLKDKYYIDLEGNKRRVNIDVCNRRKRKKNNNNQ